One part of the Malus sylvestris chromosome 2, drMalSylv7.2, whole genome shotgun sequence genome encodes these proteins:
- the LOC126601115 gene encoding uncharacterized protein LOC126601115 translates to MENAPGNLKLLAPSIQKEIVNSCALETLDAIMDGLKDRFFSILVDEARDVSVKEQMAMVLRYVDDNGHVIERFVGIQHVTDTTSSSLKDAIDTLFSRYGLSISKLRGQGYDGASNMRGELNGLKTKILREQPCAYYVHCFAHQLQLALVAVAKNNIDIASFFATANNVVNHVGVSCKRRDSLRGQLQEELVIAFENDCLITGRGLNQETSLKRAGDTRWNSHYGTLISIISMFSSVVHVLQMVIDDNPNESAGEANTLMRVILTFEFVFHLFLMKVILGLTNNLS, encoded by the coding sequence ATGGAAAATGCTCCGGGGAATCTCAAATTACTAGCTCCTTCCATTcaaaaagaaattgtgaattcatGTGCCCTTGAAACACTTGATGCTATCATGGATGGTCTAAAAGATAGATTCTTTTCAATATTGGTGGATGAAGCACGTGATGTGTCTGTGAAAGAGCAAATGGCTATGGTGTTGCGTTATGTGGATGACAACGGGCATGTAATTGAAAGATTTGTGGGTATCCAACATGTTACCGACACTACTTCAAGTTCACTAAAGGATGCTATTGACACATTGTTTTCTCGCTACGGTTTGAGCATTTCCAAGCTACGAGGACAAGGTTATGATGGTGCTAGCAATATGAGAGGTGAGTTGAAtggccttaaaacaaagatattgaGAGAACAACCTTGTGCATATTATGTTCATTGCTTTGCTCATCAACTTCAACTAGCTCTTGTTGCCGTAGCAAAGAATAATATAGACATTGCCTCTTTTTTTGCAACGGCTAATAATGTGGTTAATCATGTTGGAGTATCTTGTAAGCGGCGTGATTCACTTAGAGGGCAACTTCAAGAAGAGCTTGTGATAGCTTTTGAAAATGATTGTCTTATAACGGGGCGAGgcttaaatcaagaaacaagtcTCAAACGTGCCGGTGACACACGATGGAACTCACACTATGGTACCTTGATTAGCATCATTTCTATGTTTTCATCCGTGGTTCATGTGCTTCAAATGGTTATTGATGATAATCCCAATGAAAGTGCGGGTGAAGCAAATACGTTAATGAGAGTGATACTtacttttgagtttgtgtttcaccttttcttgatgaaagTCATATTGGGACTCACAAATAATTTGTCATAA